One Peterkaempfera bronchialis DNA window includes the following coding sequences:
- a CDS encoding acyl-CoA dehydrogenase family protein yields the protein MAGSEDFDLFRISEEHQMLRDAVRSLAEAKIAPYAAEVDEEARFPQEALDALLANDLHAVHVPEAYGGSGADALATVIVIEEIARVCASSSLIPAVNKLGSLPVQLAGSEQLKATYLGALARGKGMFSYCLSEPEAGSDAAGMKTRAVRDGDFWVLNGVKRWITNAGVSEYYTVMAVTDPTLRSKGISAFVVEKDDQGVSFGAPEKKLGIKGSPTREVYLDNVRIPADRMIGAEGTGFATAMKTLDHTRITIAAQALGIAQGALDYAKGYVKERKQFGKAIAEFQGIQFMLADMAMKLEAARQLTYAAAAKSQRLDADLTFFGAAAKCFASDAAMEITTDAVQLLGGYGYTRDYPLERMMRDAKITQIYEGTNQVQRIVMARNLP from the coding sequence GTGGCCGGCAGCGAAGACTTCGACCTTTTCCGCATCTCCGAGGAGCACCAGATGCTCCGCGACGCCGTGCGGTCGCTCGCCGAGGCTAAGATCGCCCCGTACGCGGCCGAGGTGGACGAGGAGGCCCGCTTCCCCCAGGAGGCACTGGACGCCCTGCTCGCCAACGACCTGCACGCGGTGCACGTCCCGGAGGCATACGGCGGCTCCGGCGCGGACGCGCTGGCAACCGTGATCGTCATCGAGGAGATCGCCCGGGTGTGCGCCTCCTCGTCGCTCATCCCGGCGGTCAACAAGCTGGGCTCGCTGCCGGTGCAGCTGGCCGGCTCCGAGCAGCTCAAGGCCACGTACCTGGGCGCGCTCGCCCGGGGCAAGGGCATGTTCTCCTACTGCCTCTCCGAGCCGGAGGCGGGCTCCGACGCGGCCGGGATGAAGACCCGCGCGGTGCGGGACGGCGACTTCTGGGTGCTGAACGGCGTCAAGCGCTGGATCACCAACGCCGGCGTCTCCGAGTACTACACGGTGATGGCCGTCACCGACCCCACGCTGCGCTCCAAGGGCATCTCCGCCTTCGTGGTGGAGAAGGACGACCAGGGCGTCTCCTTCGGCGCCCCGGAGAAGAAGCTCGGCATCAAGGGCTCCCCGACCCGCGAGGTCTACCTGGACAACGTCCGCATCCCCGCCGACCGCATGATCGGCGCCGAGGGCACCGGCTTCGCCACCGCGATGAAGACCCTCGACCACACCCGCATCACCATCGCCGCCCAGGCCCTCGGCATCGCCCAGGGCGCCCTGGACTACGCCAAGGGCTACGTCAAGGAGCGCAAGCAGTTCGGCAAGGCCATCGCCGAGTTCCAGGGCATCCAGTTCATGCTGGCCGACATGGCCATGAAGCTGGAGGCGGCCCGCCAGCTCACCTATGCCGCCGCCGCCAAGTCCCAGCGCCTCGACGCCGACCTCACCTTCTTCGGCGCCGCCGCCAAGTGCTTCGCCTCCGACGCCGCCATGGAGATCACCACCGACGCGGTCCAACTCCTCGGCGGCTACGGCTACACCCGCGACTACCCGCTGGAGCGCATGATGCGCGACGCCAAAATTACGCAGATCTACGAGGGCACCAACCAGGTCCAGCGCATCGTCATGGCCAGGAACCTCCCCTAG
- a CDS encoding UDP-glucose dehydrogenase family protein, whose amino-acid sequence MALRITVIGTGYLGATHAACMAELGFEVLGLDIDPDKIAMLTAGRVPMYEPGLAELLVKHVPGHEGSSGRLRFTTSWEEVAEFGDVHFICVNTPQKAGEFAADMSHVDAALTALAPHLSRPALVVGKSTVPVGSAARLAERLAALAPAGEQVELAWNPEFLREGFAVGDTLHPDRLVVGVRSERAEELLREVYATPVAQGVPFVVTDFATAELVKAAANSFLATKISFINAMAEVCETAGADVVQLSKALSYDERIGGKFLNAGLGFGGGCLPKDIRAFMARAGELGADQALTFLREVDSINMRRRSRMVELAREQCGGGFLGRRVAVLGAAFKPNSDDIRDSPALNVAGQIQLQGAQVTVYDPKAMDNARKMFPALAYADSALEAAQGAHVVLHLTEWQEFREMDPEALGSVVSERRILDGRNVLDPVAWRAAGWTYRALGRPS is encoded by the coding sequence GTGGCACTGAGGATCACAGTGATCGGCACCGGCTACCTGGGCGCCACCCACGCCGCCTGCATGGCGGAGCTCGGCTTCGAGGTGCTGGGGCTGGACATCGACCCGGACAAGATCGCCATGCTGACCGCCGGCCGGGTCCCGATGTATGAGCCGGGGTTGGCGGAACTGCTGGTCAAGCATGTCCCCGGGCATGAGGGCTCGTCCGGGCGGCTGCGCTTCACCACGTCCTGGGAGGAGGTCGCCGAGTTCGGCGACGTCCACTTCATCTGTGTGAACACCCCGCAGAAGGCCGGCGAGTTCGCCGCCGACATGAGCCATGTGGACGCCGCGCTGACTGCGCTGGCCCCGCATCTGTCCCGTCCGGCGCTGGTGGTCGGCAAGTCCACGGTGCCGGTGGGCAGCGCGGCCCGGCTGGCGGAGCGGCTGGCGGCGCTGGCCCCGGCCGGCGAGCAGGTGGAGCTGGCGTGGAACCCGGAGTTCCTGCGCGAGGGGTTCGCCGTCGGGGACACCCTGCACCCGGACCGGCTGGTGGTGGGGGTGCGCAGCGAGCGGGCCGAGGAGCTGCTGCGCGAGGTGTATGCGACGCCGGTGGCGCAGGGCGTGCCGTTCGTGGTGACCGACTTCGCCACCGCCGAGCTGGTGAAGGCGGCGGCCAACTCCTTCCTGGCGACCAAGATCTCCTTCATCAACGCCATGGCGGAGGTCTGCGAGACCGCCGGTGCCGATGTGGTGCAGCTCAGCAAGGCGCTCTCGTACGACGAGCGGATCGGCGGCAAGTTCCTCAACGCCGGGCTGGGCTTCGGCGGCGGCTGCCTGCCCAAGGACATCCGGGCCTTTATGGCGCGGGCCGGGGAGCTGGGCGCCGACCAGGCGCTGACCTTTCTGCGCGAGGTGGACTCGATCAATATGCGGCGCCGCTCCCGGATGGTGGAGCTGGCCCGCGAGCAGTGCGGCGGCGGGTTCCTGGGACGGCGGGTGGCGGTGCTCGGTGCGGCGTTCAAGCCGAACTCGGACGACATCCGCGACTCGCCCGCGCTCAATGTCGCCGGGCAGATCCAGCTCCAGGGCGCGCAGGTGACGGTGTACGACCCCAAGGCCATGGACAACGCCCGCAAGATGTTCCCGGCGCTGGCCTATGCCGACTCGGCGCTGGAGGCGGCGCAGGGTGCCCATGTGGTGCTGCATCTGACGGAGTGGCAGGAGTTCCGGGAGATGGACCCGGAGGCGCTGGGTTCGGTGGTCAGCGAGCGGCGCATCCTGGACGGCCGCAATGTGCTGGACCCGGTGGCCTGGCGGGCGGCGGGCTGGACCTACCGGGCGCTGGGCCGCCCGAGCTGA
- a CDS encoding glycosyl hydrolase family 18 protein, translating to MHATRKTGRPLAAALSVLALAAGALTAFVGAGQADAASTALAAAPAASSGGVKIAYYDQWSVYGNAFYPKDLDTRGIAGKLDILNYSFENIHPTNLTCFEATKASDSSNESNPNAGDGAGDAFADYQKSFGADISVDGVGDTWNQPIVGNFNQLKKLKAKYPKLRIVASIGGWTYSKYFSDAAATDASRKKLVSSCIDMFIKGNLPVDGGYGGAGTGAGIFDGFDLDWEYPGSPNGHTGNHYSTNDKKNFTALLAEFRSQLDAFGTANNRKMLLTAALPAGQDKIAQIETDKVGQYLDYANIMTYDMHGAWDSTGPTNHQDPTYQSPSDPSTPIAPGTEKYSTDNAIKAWTQGNSAYGIAGGFPASKITMGYPLYYRGWTGVQAGSSHGLYQKATGAAAARSLSATAGIAYYKELTGIVDNASTTFYDAATQSNYFYNGTEFWTGLGDQSIQAKADYAHCHGLGGAMMYSLLDLDTKATLFNKIVNATNGSAAGCSVPTPTATPTTPGTPTPTATPTVSPTGPGTPTPTSGPTGGTCTAPAWDRSAIYVGGNTVSYKGHKWNAKWWTQGEEPGTTGEWGVWQDLGAC from the coding sequence GTGCACGCCACCCGCAAGACCGGAAGACCGCTTGCCGCGGCGCTCTCCGTGCTGGCCCTCGCCGCCGGAGCGCTCACCGCGTTCGTGGGCGCCGGCCAGGCCGACGCAGCGTCCACCGCCCTCGCCGCCGCGCCCGCCGCGAGCAGCGGCGGTGTGAAGATCGCCTACTACGACCAGTGGAGCGTCTACGGCAACGCCTTCTACCCGAAGGACCTGGACACCCGGGGCATCGCCGGCAAGCTCGACATCCTCAACTACTCCTTCGAGAACATCCACCCCACCAACCTCACCTGTTTCGAGGCGACCAAGGCGTCCGACTCCAGCAATGAGTCCAACCCCAACGCCGGCGACGGCGCGGGCGACGCCTTCGCCGACTACCAGAAGTCCTTCGGCGCCGACATCAGCGTGGACGGCGTCGGCGACACCTGGAACCAGCCGATCGTGGGCAACTTCAACCAGCTGAAGAAGCTCAAGGCCAAGTACCCCAAGCTGCGGATCGTCGCCTCGATCGGCGGCTGGACGTACTCCAAGTACTTCTCCGACGCGGCGGCCACCGACGCCAGCCGGAAGAAGCTGGTCTCGTCCTGCATCGACATGTTCATCAAGGGCAACCTGCCGGTCGACGGCGGCTACGGCGGCGCCGGCACCGGGGCCGGCATCTTCGACGGCTTCGACCTCGACTGGGAGTACCCCGGCTCGCCCAACGGCCACACGGGCAACCACTACAGCACCAACGACAAGAAGAACTTCACCGCGCTGCTCGCCGAGTTCCGCTCCCAGCTGGACGCGTTCGGCACCGCCAACAACCGCAAAATGCTGCTGACCGCCGCCCTCCCGGCCGGTCAGGACAAGATCGCGCAGATCGAGACCGACAAGGTCGGCCAGTACCTCGACTACGCGAACATCATGACGTACGACATGCACGGCGCCTGGGACTCCACCGGCCCGACCAACCACCAGGACCCGACGTACCAGTCGCCGAGCGACCCGTCCACGCCGATCGCCCCGGGCACCGAGAAGTACAGCACCGACAACGCCATCAAGGCGTGGACCCAGGGCAACTCCGCCTATGGCATCGCCGGCGGCTTCCCCGCCTCCAAGATCACCATGGGCTACCCGCTGTACTACCGGGGCTGGACCGGCGTCCAGGCCGGCAGCAGCCACGGCCTCTACCAGAAGGCGACCGGCGCCGCCGCCGCCCGCAGCCTCAGCGCCACCGCCGGCATCGCCTACTACAAGGAGCTGACCGGCATCGTCGACAACGCGTCGACCACCTTCTACGACGCCGCCACCCAGTCCAACTACTTCTACAACGGCACCGAGTTCTGGACCGGCCTCGGCGACCAGTCCATCCAGGCCAAGGCCGACTATGCGCACTGCCACGGGCTCGGCGGCGCGATGATGTACTCGCTGCTCGACCTGGACACCAAGGCCACGCTCTTCAACAAGATCGTGAACGCCACCAACGGCTCCGCCGCCGGCTGCTCGGTGCCGACGCCCACCGCGACCCCGACCACCCCGGGTACGCCCACGCCGACGGCCACCCCCACCGTCAGCCCCACCGGCCCGGGTACCCCGACGCCCACCTCCGGCCCGACCGGCGGCACCTGCACCGCTCCGGCCTGGGACAGGTCCGCGATCTACGTCGGCGGTAACACGGTCTCCTACAAGGGCCACAAGTGGAACGCCAAGTGGTGGACGCAGGGCGAGGAGCCCGGCACCACCGGGGAGTGGGGTGTCTGGCAGGACCTCGGCGCCTGCTGA
- a CDS encoding RrF2 family transcriptional regulator — MRLTKFTDLALRTVMRLAVAEQGEPLTTKEVAEAVAAPYTHTAKAVARLQHLGVLEARRGRGGGLELTGFGQRASVGWLVRALEGDEEVVACEGETPCPLRGACRLRGALRTAQQSFYAALDELTVQDLVASPTGPVLVGLTARPSG; from the coding sequence GTGCGGTTGACGAAGTTCACCGACCTGGCGCTGCGTACCGTGATGCGCCTGGCGGTCGCGGAGCAGGGCGAGCCCCTGACCACCAAGGAGGTGGCCGAGGCGGTGGCCGCGCCGTATACGCATACGGCCAAGGCCGTGGCCCGGTTGCAGCACCTGGGGGTGCTGGAGGCGAGGCGGGGCCGGGGTGGCGGGCTGGAGCTGACCGGCTTCGGGCAGCGGGCCTCGGTGGGCTGGCTGGTACGCGCCCTGGAGGGTGACGAGGAGGTCGTCGCCTGCGAGGGCGAGACCCCCTGCCCGCTGCGTGGTGCCTGCCGGCTCCGGGGTGCCCTGCGCACCGCCCAGCAGTCCTTCTATGCCGCACTGGACGAGCTCACCGTGCAGGACCTGGTCGCCTCGCCGACCGGGCCGGTGCTCGTCGGCCTCACCGCCAGACCCTCCGGCTGA
- a CDS encoding Uma2 family endonuclease, translating into MDQLRSRPLVDGERSHRAHTSDATHWTTSTPSAPAPGWAHQAFSRALANQLDEAVCAAKAPFQVAEAVNVRSEGRLFVPDIVIADDSAVDWSTTVVPVEAVLLLVEIVCPFNKPQDRVFKPALYAQANVPAYWRVELEPSPHVIVHELSGNAYQEVGILKGQQTATVAGAFTAELDLDRVRARFRPTDACD; encoded by the coding sequence ATGGACCAATTGCGGAGTAGACCACTGGTCGATGGAGAGCGCTCCCACCGCGCCCACACCAGCGATGCGACCCACTGGACCACTTCGACGCCGAGCGCTCCCGCGCCCGGTTGGGCCCATCAGGCGTTCTCCCGCGCCTTGGCCAACCAGCTGGACGAGGCCGTCTGCGCCGCGAAGGCGCCCTTCCAGGTGGCCGAAGCGGTCAATGTCCGCAGCGAGGGCAGGCTCTTCGTACCGGACATCGTGATCGCCGACGACTCGGCTGTCGACTGGAGCACCACGGTCGTACCGGTGGAGGCGGTGCTGCTCCTGGTGGAGATCGTCTGCCCGTTCAACAAGCCGCAGGACCGCGTGTTCAAGCCGGCCTTGTACGCGCAGGCGAACGTCCCTGCCTATTGGCGCGTCGAGCTGGAGCCGAGTCCGCATGTGATCGTTCACGAGCTCTCGGGTAACGCCTACCAGGAGGTCGGGATCCTCAAGGGACAGCAGACCGCGACGGTGGCCGGAGCATTCACCGCCGAGTTGGACCTCGACCGGGTGCGGGCGCGATTTCGGCCGACCGATGCCTGTGACTGA
- a CDS encoding CoA-binding protein, protein MANFGDDATVREILTGTGDVWAVVGLSGNTGRAAYGVARVLQRFGKKVVPVHPKAETVHGERGYRSLAEVPFPVDVVDVFVNSELAGAVADEAVAVGARAVWFQLGVVDEAAYARVRGAGLPMVMDRCPAIEIPRLGLG, encoded by the coding sequence ATGGCGAACTTCGGCGACGACGCGACCGTACGCGAGATCCTCACCGGCACCGGCGATGTCTGGGCGGTGGTGGGCCTCTCCGGCAACACCGGGCGGGCCGCCTACGGGGTGGCCCGGGTGCTCCAGCGGTTCGGCAAGAAGGTGGTGCCGGTGCACCCCAAGGCCGAGACCGTGCACGGCGAGCGGGGCTACCGCTCGCTGGCGGAGGTGCCGTTCCCGGTGGATGTGGTGGATGTCTTCGTCAACTCCGAGCTGGCCGGGGCGGTCGCCGACGAGGCGGTGGCGGTGGGCGCCCGGGCGGTCTGGTTCCAGCTGGGCGTGGTGGACGAGGCGGCGTACGCACGGGTGCGGGGGGCCGGGCTGCCGATGGTGATGGACCGCTGCCCGGCGATCGAGATCCCCCGGCTGGGCCTGGGCTGA